A region from the Tachysurus vachellii isolate PV-2020 chromosome 25, HZAU_Pvac_v1, whole genome shotgun sequence genome encodes:
- the atp6v1ab gene encoding V-type proton ATPase catalytic subunit A produces the protein MDFSKLPKIRDEEYEGEFGYVHGVSGPVVTASSMAGAAMYELVRVGHSELVGEIIRLEGDMATIQVYEETSGVSVGDPVLRTGKPLSVELGPGIMGSIFDGIQRPLKDINDLTKSIYIPRGVNIGALNRDSKWEFSPSKSLRVGSHITGGDIYGLVHENSLIKHKIMLPPKNRGTVTYVAPPGNYDVSDVVLELEFEGVKEKFTMVQVWPVRQVRPVTEKLPANHPLLTGQRVLDALFPCVQGGTTAIPGAFGCGKTVISQSLSKYSNSDVIIYVGCGERGNEMSEVLRDFPELTMEVDGKVESIMKRTALVANTSNMPVAAREASIYTGITLSEYFRDMGYNVSMMADSTSRWAEALREISGRLAEMPADSGYPAYLGARLASFYERAGRVKCLGNPEREGSVSIVGAVSPPGGDFSDPVTSATLGIVQVFWGLDKKLAQRKHFPSVNWLISYSKYTRPLDEYYDKHFPEFVPLRTKAKEILQEEEDLAEIVQLVGKASLAETDKITLEVAKLIKDDFLQQNGYTPYDRFCPFYKTVGILSNMIAFYDMARHAVETTAQSDNKITWAMIREHMGEILYKISSMKFKDPVKEGEAKIKADYAQLHEDMQNAFRTLED, from the exons ATGGACTTCTCCAAGCTGCCCAAGATCCGAGATGAGGAGTACGAGGGAGAGTTTGGATATGTGCATGGTGTCTCCGGACCtg TGGTGACGGCGTCCAGCATGGCCGGGGCTGCGATGTACGAGCTGGTGCGTGTAGGCCACAGTGAGCTGGTGGGAGAAATCATCCGTCTGGAGGGAGATATGGCCACCATTCAGGTGTACGAAGAAACCT CCGGCGTTTCTGTTGGTGACCCGGTCCTGCGTACTGGGAAGCCCCTCTCTGTCGAACTGGGACCTGGCATCATGGGCTCCATCTTTGACGGTATCCAGCGTCCACTCAAAGACATCAACGATCTGACCAAGAGCATTTACATCCCCAGAGGCGTGAACATTGGTGCCCTCAACCGTGACAGCAAATGGGAGTTCTCACCCTCCAAGAGTTTACGG GTCGGGAGCCACATAACCGGAGGAGACATCTACGGTCTTGTGCACGAGAACTCTCTcattaaacacaaaatcatGCTGCCACCTAAAAACCGAGGGACCGTCACCTATGTGGCACCACCTGGGAACTACGACGTCTCG GATGTGGTGCTGGAGCTGGAGTTTGAAGGAGTGAAGGAAAAGTTCACCATGGTGCAGGTTTGGCCCGTGCGTCAGGTCCGACCCGTTACTGAGAAGCTACCCGCCAATCATCCTCTGCTCACCGGCCAGCGAGTGCTGGATGCCCTTTTCCC GTGTGTTCAAGGAGGCACTACCGCCATCCCAGGGGCTTTTGGATGTGGCAAAACCGTGATCTCTCAGTCCTTGTCCAAATACTCCAACAGTGATGTCATCATCTACGTGGGCTGTGGAGAGCGAGGTAACGAGATGTCAGAAGTACTGCGAGATTTCCCTGAG CTAACCATGGAGGTGGACGGGAAGGTGGAGAGCATCATGAAGAGAACCGCTCTGGTGGCCAACACCTCCAACATGCCCGTGGCTGCTCGAGAGGCATCTATTTACACAG GAATCACTCTGTCTGAGTACTTCAGAGATATGGGTTACAATGTGAGCATGATGGCGGACTCCACGTCACGATGGGCTGAAGCTCTCAGGGAGATCTCCGGTCGTCTGGCTGAGATGCCTGCtg ATAGTGGTTATCCTGCCTATCTGGGAGCTCGTCTGGCCTCGTTTTATGAGCGTGCCGGCCGTGTGAAATGTCTCGGTAATCCAGAGAGAGAAGGCAGTGTTAGCATCGTAGGAGC TGTGTCGCCCCCTGGTGGAGATTTCTCAGATCCTGTGACGTCTGCTACACTGGGTATTGTACAG gtGTTTTGGGGTCTAGATAAGAAACTGGCCCAGAGGAAGCATTTCCCGTCTGTAAACTGGCTGATCAGCTACAGTAAGTACACACGACCACTGGACGAATACTACGACAAGCACTTCCCAGAGTTTGTGCCTCTGCGCACTAAAGCTAAGGAGATTctgcaggaggaagaggacCTGGCTGAGATCGTCCAGCTTGTTGGCAAG GCTTCCTTGGCTGAGACAGATAAGATCACCCTTGAAGTCGCCAAGCTGATTAAAGATGATTTCCTGCAGCAGAATGGTTACACCCCATACGACAG GTTCTGTCCATTCTACAAGACAGTGGGCATCCTGTCAAACATGATCGCTTTCTATGACATGGCCCGGCACGCGGTGGAGACCACGGCTCAGAGCGACAACAAGATCACCTGGGCCATGATCCGTGAGCACATGGGCGAGATCCTCTACAAGATCAGCTCTATGAAATTTAAG GACCCTGTGAAGGAAGGAGAGGCGAAGATTAAAGCAGATTACGCGCAGCTGCACGAGGACATGCAGAACGCTTTCCGTACCCTGGAGGACTAA
- the naa50 gene encoding N-alpha-acetyltransferase 50 isoform X2, whose protein sequence is MKGRIELGDVTPHNIKQLKRLNQVIFPVSYNDKFYKDVLEVGELAKLAYFNDIAVGAVCCRVDHSQNQKRLYIMTLGCLAPYRRLGIGTKMLNHVLNICEKDGTFDNIYLHVQISNESAIDFYQKFGFEIIETKKNYYKRIEPADAHVLQKSLRSPCEPPAGDLQKAE, encoded by the exons ATGAAAGG CCGGATCGAGCTGGGGGACGTCACCCCCCACAACATTAAACAGTTGAAGCGTCTCAACCAAGTCATCTTCCCTGTCAGTTACAACGACAAGTTCTACAAAGATGTGCTGGAAGTAGGAGAGCTCGCTAAGCTAG CGTACTTCAACGACATCGCCGTGGGAGCCGTGTGCTGTCGAGTGGATCACTCTCAGAACCAGAAGAGATTGTACATCATGACACTTGGCTGCCTCGCACCCTACCGCAGACTGGGCATAG GAACAAAGATGCTGAACCATGTGTTGAACATCTGTGAGAAGGATGGCACATTTGACAACATTTACCT tCACGTGCAGATCAGCAATGAGTCTGCAATTGACTTCTACCAGAAGTTTGGTTTTGAGATCATTGAAACGAAAAAGAACTATTACAAGAGGATAGAGCCGGCAGACGCCCACGTTCTCCAGAAGAGCCTGCGGAGCCCGTGTGAGCCCCCAGCAGGAGACCTGCAGAAGGCTGAGTAG
- the naa50 gene encoding N-alpha-acetyltransferase 50 isoform X1, translating into MKGSRIELGDVTPHNIKQLKRLNQVIFPVSYNDKFYKDVLEVGELAKLAYFNDIAVGAVCCRVDHSQNQKRLYIMTLGCLAPYRRLGIGTKMLNHVLNICEKDGTFDNIYLHVQISNESAIDFYQKFGFEIIETKKNYYKRIEPADAHVLQKSLRSPCEPPAGDLQKAE; encoded by the exons ATGAAAGG TAGCCGGATCGAGCTGGGGGACGTCACCCCCCACAACATTAAACAGTTGAAGCGTCTCAACCAAGTCATCTTCCCTGTCAGTTACAACGACAAGTTCTACAAAGATGTGCTGGAAGTAGGAGAGCTCGCTAAGCTAG CGTACTTCAACGACATCGCCGTGGGAGCCGTGTGCTGTCGAGTGGATCACTCTCAGAACCAGAAGAGATTGTACATCATGACACTTGGCTGCCTCGCACCCTACCGCAGACTGGGCATAG GAACAAAGATGCTGAACCATGTGTTGAACATCTGTGAGAAGGATGGCACATTTGACAACATTTACCT tCACGTGCAGATCAGCAATGAGTCTGCAATTGACTTCTACCAGAAGTTTGGTTTTGAGATCATTGAAACGAAAAAGAACTATTACAAGAGGATAGAGCCGGCAGACGCCCACGTTCTCCAGAAGAGCCTGCGGAGCCCGTGTGAGCCCCCAGCAGGAGACCTGCAGAAGGCTGAGTAG
- the LOC132839951 gene encoding basic helix-loop-helix domain-containing protein USF3, with product MPEIIQNQAETTQKPTRRKKNKETHNAVERHRKEKINAGIKRIGDLLPCSQALKQSKNMILGEAFRYITELKQQNDEMLLNGGDKVQAEEIKRLRQQVEDLRKESAHYIELLKANGINFLDDPTIHWKGKQRCAKVAKITPTHLMSKEIIVYSNENLASSASKMSAPSNHVSHLNKQPVNALAIHPSSNVQMGPGLVPNGIQVNEMTVSSATSSQIPLATLIPAVSKPHLTVMEQYAAVAPVAPKLPPPGNFVTLQRVCPKLAVTAPSPQQTQPAKPTPTLASSTSCTMPVQLQPVFNLSSLPQTVVSNTLVSDASSVLPQDTESMSLVQTLPGNSAHLRTSAASSTQTTWTTLQLTGNTVHPVCRSLATEASNSGHNISQLSVCPVVANPQVHPIPLQVQTQVPMQLQTPKSTCMPVRPNPPQLLPAVLPCPQTPVTQASLISQTPVVLHQPPLMSQTGLAQPTILPKPISPSTQSHTYPAIQPKLHIHHTMPSQHELQPTIPPQSAVIPQPQSAIVPPVQQILVPQTQATTLPVLQTMQVVQMNSDGTPVIGTSLPQNNPNVVILQQANACPAPQVIREDVTNQAACQHIVIIQTPTMAPTQQNHQSSIVPSVVTTLANQITTSSNPCPITAQSKQLVHILPRPSAQAQTQAPQTITVNGQVYVLQSVKSADPGSSQVSQSATQIIQPTCEEPNTNVTLNCLGALTSLSQSISQVSKQSNVPLHISQSSDTTVQSSMSKLASVPTTSNESVLPSVVPVSTSVSCAVNILPKKTNVAAVNQPKQVAIKRARPVKRKEPNQKRSICRIAAKPANSISSQPNVTQGHSSTITDIHFMNSANEDMSPQTTTVSTSMVISLTSTCSTSTDVCASSNSKLIHSPVNLATNTGSLEGNEAVQSHGNIVDATPPSYSKTVGTLNSVTPLDDNSVIHVNNSEPVLTNDIDLQQNKSSDSVLSSRCNTLNRAVTSSTKSMTNDNSSSSALISQDKSTASSCSTSSIRTESSPNLFQNRTTLTSVSPSENNLKISSVETVLLQPMNTPSGTSADPTNSLETGSLLAKVPQVQTESAILKAIDTSQMQTSFVLHSTSSACSDPSDTTHPVLHQESRNLNTFNKLLKHSKANMPVTTASQINSVNVKISQSNSSKDLSRGEHSSATRENIPDADSFLQKDTILSQEVSTMGNESYDSSLVQNRQTDSPTAGTSSNRGFSVASLLPTGQNITASPNAFASFSFTSEQAEILAMAARAIFEQDSPGRKSDVCSSENPSSTTAPRWDIPKPQQTPINKERVSSQQLKQANQGDITVSKTSSLVEISGMNTSGVQLPLNTAYSQSQASTLTSLNVNNLIRPSSVQSYPGSPNIGQQVSVPSPGGPILVSQASSQVTQSCSGPTQLNEYTPLKSALMRIHIGDGISERHQKDMPKRSAQEDLVLPLNKRSKPCPSGSIARIDVKGSEHVQTMSGQIPPNSSSVMTGNHSDGGAALFSGNTFMTTVLRPSEGHCPSQLTLHEQNQPSVLHLQQGHLQHSTPQSGQILGGSHYLKHQHHQEQQRHLYQLQHHLTQPDTQLHNIQQRTLLQEQNGHKKRVVRGGQTGPPVNLQKQHHLEKNRVQHQPQQQSQQHQQQAQQHQQQQQQSQQHQHQQQPQHQQQKPQQLQQQQQQQQQMQQQGSHPRHQHLQQQLQHFSRQEKNCEGQQAAPRTHQNNHLSQQDRQPGQDHGAMQRLMGSRTLDQQLTSQVNNPVSRSTDLACTPSRQERHRLSSYSAEALIGKTSSAGDQRMGLHTLQTARGNSQDQSELQGYVDSSHGKGNISHNNQGRLTQEHSGAPDIQRISERLPFKTLGNGPQINNFEVSRSGDMTSKSVASAQRGPQPQTGFRMGAGSSGDGRIRGTYGTHPSAQGLQPGAGLPREQDSCHQSFMQSLLAPHLPEQTGHQRSAQGCPPVSIEYNCIPGVSSGELQAKVSSPNLHPTQTAPPMHLGDNNKGHISQVSGNIHGSSVRSVLPHPPPTPHSSSDAGRAQGSSRSLSTVSQRTHHIGPDPQSSKIRPGDRPRSGNLRPVNTFEPESPLSLPPSGGVLLGRPQTGGESRRRSIVRFMPDGAQVGSDSNLVSDQHLTQNFGFSFIGEGGMNPPPPINANASFIPPVSQSSASRTPALLPVEPQNTLPSFYPSYSPAAHPSIPNDIPIQYFSNQIFTSPSADKSSTTPLNNRFGSILSPPRPVGFAQPSFPLLTDITPMPIANSSGITPHLSNFNLTSLFPDIASAMPPDGSSMPMSPLLSLANTSSSDSSKQSNRPAHNISHILGHDGTSAV from the exons ATGCCAGAGATAATACAGAATCAAGCAGAAACTACCCAGAAACCCACCCG gaggaaaaaaaacaaagagacgCACAATGCGG TTGAAAGGCACCGCAAAGAGAAGATCAATGCTGGTATCAAACGAATTGGAGATCTATTGCCTTGCTCTCAAGCCTTAAAACAG agTAAGAATATGATTCTGGGGGAAGCCTTTCGTTATATCACTGAGCTTAAGCAACAGAATGATGAAATGCTGCTCAACGGAGGAGACAAAGTTCAAG CGGAAGAGATAAAACGCTTACGACAGCAAGTGGAGGACTTAAGAAAGGAAAGCGCTCATTACATTGAGCTCCTCAAAGCAAATGGGATCAACTTTCTAGATGATCCCACTATCCACTGGAAGGGCAAGCAGCGCTGTGCTAAAGTAGCCAAAATAACACCAACTCACTTAATGTCGAAGGAAATAATTGTGTACTCTAATGAGAATCTGGCTTCTTCAGCAAGTAAAATGTCTGCTCCTTCAAATCATGTTTCTCATTTGAATAAGCAGCCAGTAAATGCTTtggccatccatccatcaagcAATGTTCAAATGGGTCCAGGTCTTGTCCCAAATGGAATACAAGTCAATGAAATGACAGTCTCATCTGCTACATCTTCACAGATTCCCCTAGCAACTCTTATTCCTGCTGTGTCCAAGCCCCATCTCACAGTCATGGAGCAGTATGCTGCTGTGGCACCTGTTGCTCCAAAATTGCCCCCTCCTGGGAACTTTGTTACTCTTCAAAGAGTATGTCCCAAGCTTGCAGTCACTGCACCTAGTCCTCAACAAACTCAGCCAGCCAAGCCTACACCAACTCTTGCATCTTCCACTAGTTGCACAATGCCTGTCCAACTTCAGCCTGTATTTAATCTGTCCTCCTTGCCTCAAACTGTGGTCAGTAACACACTTGTTTCCGATGCATCTTCAGTGCTGCCACAGGATACTGAAAGCATGTCTCTGGTTCAGACATTACCAGGCAACTCAGCTCATCTAAGGACCAGTGCAGCTAGCAGCACACAGACTACATGGACAACGCTACAGCTTACTGGCAACACGGTACATCCTGTCTGTCGATCTTTGGCCACAGAAGCCAGTAACTCTGGGCATAATATTTCACAACTGTCAGTATGTCCTGTTGTGGCAAATCCCCAAGTTCATCCCATTCCTCTTCAAGTGCAAACGCAAGTACCTATGCAACTGCAAACACCCAAATCGACATGCATGCCTGTTCGGCCTAACCCTCCCCAGTTGTTACCAGCTGTGCTTCCCTGTCCTCAAACACCAGTTACTCAGGCATCACTTATATCCCAGACCCCCGTGGTACTTCATCAACCACCTCTTATGTCCCAGACAGGGTTAGCTCAACCTACAATTTTACCCAAACCAATCTCTCCATCAACTCAGTCCCACACATACCCAGCCATACAACCCAAGCTTCATATCCATCATACCATGCCATCTCAGCATGAACTGCAGCCCACTATACCACCACAGTCAGCTGTAATACCCCAGCCCCAGTCTGCAATTGTGCCTCCTGTTCAGCAAATACTTGTACCCCAGACTCAAGCCACCACATTGCCAGTACTTCAAACAATGCAGGTTGTGCAAATGAATTCAGATGGAACCCCAGTAATTGGGACATCCCTGCCTCAAAACAATCCAAATGTTGTTATTTTGCAGCAGGCTAATGCATGTCCAGCCCCACAAGTAATTAGAGAAGATGTAACCAATCAAGCCGCATGTCAGCACATTGTTATTATCCAGACACCAACAATGGCACCTACTCAACAGAACCATCAATCTAGCATTGTGCCATCTGTAGTTACCACATTGGCTAATCAAATAACCACCTCCAGCAATCCCTGTCCCATTACTGCTCAGTCTAAGCAGCTGGTTCACATCCTTCCACGTCCTTCAGCACAGGCTCAGACACAGGCACCACAGACTATCACTGTGAATGGACAGGTTTATGTCTTACAGTCAGTGAAATCAGCAGACCCCGGGAGCTCTCAGGTTAGccaaagtgctacacaaattaTTCAACCCACCTGTGAGGAACCGAACACCAATGTTACATTGAATTGTTTGGGTGCCCTTACTAGCCTTAGCCAGAGCATTTCACAAGTCTCCAAACAAAGCAATGTACCACTGCACATTTCTCAATCTTCAGACACTACAGTGCAGTCTTCTATGTCCAAACTGGCTTCAGTACCCACTACATCCAATGAATCTGTTCTACCCTCTGTTGTGCCCGTGTCAACATCAGTAAGTTGTGCAGTTAACATCCTGCCAAAGAAGACAAATGTAGCTGCTGTAAACCAGCCCAAACAGGTGGCAATTAAAAGGGCCAGACCAGTCAAGAGAAAAGAACCTAATCAGAAGAGAAGTATATGCAGAATTGCTGCAAAGCCAGCAAATAGTATATCATCTCAGCCAAATGTTACACAAGGACATTCATCCACCATAACAGATATTCACTTTATGAACTCTGCCAATGAGGATATGAGTCCCCAAACCACTACTGTCAGTACATCTATGGTCATTAGTCTTACTTCAACTTGCAGTACTTCTACAGATGTTTGTGCCAGTTCAAATAGTAAATTAATTCACAGTCCAGTTAATTTGGCAACAAATACAGGTTCTCTAGAGGGCAATGAAGCAGTTCAAAGTCACGGAAATATTGTTGATGCAACTCCCCCATCTTATAGTAAAACAGTTGGCACCCTTAATTCTGTTACTCCCCTTGATGATAACTCTGTAATCCATGTGAACAACAGTGAACCTGTTTTAACTAATGATATCGATCttcaacaaaacaaatcatCAGATAGTGTTCTCTCTTCTCGGTGTAACACATTGAACAGGGCCGTTACTTCTTCCACAAAATCAATGACGAACGATAACTCTTCATCCAGTGCACTAATTTCTCAAGATAAATCAACAGCCAGCAGTTGTTCTACTAGTAGCATACGAACAGAATCAAGTCCTAATTTATTTCAGAACAGAACCACACTCACAAGTGTCAGtccttcagaaaataatttgaaGATTTCTTCTGTTGAAACTGTACTTCTCCAACCCATGAACACACCTTCAGGCACAAGTGCTGATCCAACAAACAGTCTAGAAACAGGATCCCTCTTGGCGAAGGTTCCACAAGTTCAAACGGAGTCTGCAATATTAAAAGCTATAGACACTTCACAGATGCAGACATCTTTTGTTTTGCATTCCACATCATCAGCTTGTTCAGATCCATCAGATACAACTCATCCAGTTCTACACCAGGAATCCAGGAATTTGAACACATTCAACAAGCTTCTTAAGCATTCAAAAGCTAATATGCCGGTGACAACTGCTAGTCAGATTAATTCTGTTAATGTCAAAATTAGTCAATCAAATTCCAGCAAAGACCTCAGCAGAGGTGAACATTCAAGTGCTACCAGAGAAAACATACCTGATGCAGATTCCTTCTTGCAAAAAGACACCATTCTTTCACAGGAGGTATCAACAATGGGAAATGAATCATATGATTCCTCGCTAGTTCAAAATAGACAGACTGATTCACCAACAGCAGGAACTTCAAGCAACAGAGGCTTTTCAGTTGCATCACTACTTCCAACTGGTCAGAATATTACTGCATCTCCTAATGCATTTGCATCTTTTAGTTTCACCTCTGAGCAGGCAGAAATCTTAGCAATGGCTGCAAGGGCTATATTTGAACAAGACAGCCCAGGAAGGAAAAGCGATGTCTGCAGTAGTGAAAACCCATCAAGTACAACTGCCCCCAGATGGGATATTCCCAAACCCCAGCAAACACCCATAAACAAAGAAAGGGTGTCAAGTCAACAGTTAAAGCAGGCAAATCAAGGTGACATAACAGTGTCAAAGACTTCATCACTAGTTGAGATTTCTGGCATGAATACATCTGGTGTCCAGCTTCCTCTGAACACTGCTTATTCTCAGTCACAAGCTAGTACTCTCACTAGTCTAAATGTTAATAATCTCATCAGGCCAAGCTCTGTCCAGTCTTACCCAGGGTCTCCAAACATTGGTCAGCAAGTATCTGTTCCATCACCAGGGGGACCAATTCTGGTGTCTCAGGCATCATCACAGGTCACCCAAAGCTGCTCTGGCCCAACACAACTTAATGAATATACACCTTTGAAAAGTGCACTAATGCGAATTCACATAGGCGATGGAATATCTGAACGTCATCAAAAGGATATGCCAAAAAGGTCTGCCCAAGAGGACCTTGTTCTTCCTTTAAACAAACGCTCAAAACCATGCCCATCTGGTAGTATTGCTCGGATAGACGTTAAGGggtctgaacatgtccaaacaaTGTCTGGACAAATTCCCCCAAATTCCTCATCGGTTATGACTGGAAACCATTCTGATGGAGGAGCTGCCCTGTTTTCTGGAAACACTTTTATGACCACTGTGCTTCGCCCATCTGAAGGACACTGCCCTTCTCAGCTGACACTGCATGAACAAAACCAACCTAGTGTGTTACACCTACAACAGGGACACCTACAACATAGCACACCACAATCTGGACAGATCCTGGGAGGAAGCCATTACCTAAAACATCAACACCACCAAGAACAACAGAGACACCTCTATCAACTTCAGCATCACCTTACACAACCAGACACCCAGCTCCACAATATTCAACAGAGGACTCTGCTGCAAGAACAAAATGGCCATAAAAAGAGAGTTGTACGAGGTGGTCAGACCGGACCACCTGTTAATTTGCAAAAGCAGCATCATTTGGAGAAGAATCGTGTGCAGCATCAACCACAGCAGCAGTCTCAACAGCACCAACAGCAAGCTCAGCAgcaccaacagcagcagcaacagtcACAGCAGcaccaacatcagcagcaaCCACAACACCAACAGCAAAAACCGCAGCAGcttcaacaacagcagcagcagcagcaacaaatgCAGCAACAAGGTTCACACCCAAGGCATCAACATCTTCAGCAACAACTTCAGCACTTTAGTAGACAGGAAAAGAATTGTGAGGGTCAACAAGCAGCCCCCAGGACTCATCAGAATAATCATTTGAGTCAGCAAGACCGCCAACCAGGACAGGATCATGGGGCTATGCAAAGGTTAATGGGTTCGCGCACTTTAGATCAGCAACTAACTTCACAGGTTAATAATCCTGTTTCACGTTCTACAGACCTTGCTTGTACTCCATCACGACAGGAGCGTCATCGGCTGTCTAGTTATTCTGCTGAGGCACTAATTGGGAAGACTTCATCTGCTGGTGACCAACGTATGGGACTTCATACATTGCAGACTGCTCGTGGCAATTCACAGGATCAGTCTGAATTACAGGGTTATGTTGATTCCTCACATGGGAAAGGAAATATTAGTCATAATAATCAAGGCAGACTAACCCAAGAACACTCAGGGGCTCCAGACATTCAACGGATATCAGAGCGTTTACCTTTCAAGACACTTGGCAATGGGCCTCAAATAAACAACTTTGAAGTGTCTCGCAGTGGAGATATGACCAGTAAATCTGTGGCTTCAGCTCAGAGGGGTCCTCAGCCACAAACCGGATTTAGAATGGGAGCTGGTTCTTCTGGTGATGGACGTATTCGTGGTACATATGGGACCCATCCTTCAGCACAGGGGCTGCAACCTGGAGCAGGGTTGCCACGTGAGCAGGACTCATGCCATCAGAGCTTTATGCAAAGTCTATTGGCTCCACACCTTCCCGAACAAACTGGTCACCAGAGATCTGCACAAGGCTGTCCCCCAGTGAGTATAGAGTACAACTGCATACCAGGAGTTTCTTCTGGGGAACTTCAGGCTAAAGTCTCAAGCCCTAATTTACACCCTACACAAACGGCTCCCCCCATGCATCTTGGGGACAACAATAAAGGGCACATTTCTCAGGTTAGTGGAAATATACATGGTTCATCTGTGAGATCAGTTTTGCCCCATCCTCCCCCAACTCCACACAGTAGCTCTGATGCAGGCCGTGCTCAAGGCTCTTCCAGGTCGCTTTCAACTGTCAGTCAGAGAACCCATCATATTGGGCCAGATCCCCAGAGCTCAAAAATCCGCCCAGGGGATCGACCAAGGTCTGGCAATTTGAGACCTGTAAATACATTTGAGCCTGAAAGTCCATTGTCGCTTCCACCGAGTGGGGGAGTACTGCTTGGACGGCCACAGACAGGTGGTGAATCTCGACGCAGGAGTATTGTGCGTTTCATGCCGGATGGTGCACAGGTTGGCAGTGACAGCAACTTGGTTTCTGATCAACATCTCACCCAGAACTTTGGCTTTTCCTTTATTGGTGAGGGAGGTATGAATCCTCCACCTCCGATTAATGCAAATGCATCTTTCATTCCCCCAGTCTCACAGTCCAGTGCCTCGCGTACCCCTGCTCTACTTCCTGTGGAGCCTCAGAACACTCTGCCTTCTTTCTACCCTTCATATTCACCTGCTGCTCATCCAAGCATTCCAAATGATATTCCTATACAGTATTTTTCTAACCAGATATTTACTAGTCCAAGTGCTGATAAGAGTAGCACTACTCCCCTAAACAATCGCTTTGGATCTATTCTTTCTCCACCCCGTCCTGTGGGCTTTGCACAGCCAAGCTTTCCGCTGCTGACTGATATAACACCAATGCCCATTGCAAACTCCTCAGGCATTACTCCTCATTTATCCAACTTTAACCTGACCTCTCTGTTCCCAGATATAGCCTCAGCGATGCCCCCTGATGGTTCCTCAATGCCAATGTCCCCTCTGCTGTCACTTGCAAATACTTCCTCCTCAGACTCTAGCAAACAGTCTAATCGCCCAGCTCACAACATCAGCCACATTCTTGGGCATGATGGGACCTCTGCTGTTTAA